atttctgtaGCTCGAGTCTCCAGTCAAAGACACAGTAGAAATAATAGGAGCGGTGCAGTAAGAATGATTCGTCTCACCACATCAGCAGAGCCTGAAACTGTAAGCAAAAAAACTCCTGAAGGCTGAATTTGAGATGAGTTTTCGGAGTGTTTGCTGAGCACATAGGTTCTTTTTACTGCAGCAGACCTTTAACAATAATACTATTTCGCAATTAAAATAAAGACTGAGTGCGAAACACGACCAGAAAAGGAGGCCACATTACTTTTGTATAAAGTCCATAGAACGGTTGTCAGTAAGATTCTGTACAGATTCTTTTATTGCTCAAACACTTTATGGAGGTGCAACAGAATTAATGTCACATATGCTCACATGGTATGAACCAGTGCGGCTCCACAGGTCCTCTGGTAAGAATCATTGTAAGCCaagctttaaaggggacatattatgccattttaccacagttgatatggttccttggggtcttaatgaaatttctgtaacatattttggtcgaAATACCACAAGgaccatttaaaacagcaccctattttaccctgtctaaagcagccctcctcagattgacctgttttgagtgccccgcccccctcacccccctttGAgtctggctgcgagagccccagcttcccagcgcagccccgcagtgggagcagtgggagcagtgggaggcttagctggcgcagcagcagcttccttccacactgttgagtcaacgtttagaggtgtcccgggggtcccttgtttatgcggccacttaaatgtctgcgGGTAGcagagctaacgctagccgggctacACTGGCCCGGTTAGCTTGTCCAAGGCCAtatagcgagactccctacatgggcatggtgtgactatgacgtttatttcggtcgtaatcccatttgacgcactctagcgtatcgtttctgacatagaggaaacacaacaagtcgcgggagttgttttttccagagtttttgggacggtagacatgccagatacccaaattaacgtgtagatgcactacaaaagtggaattttcataatatgtccccctAAAAACATCTCTTTAGCCTGGCTTTTGATTAAGTAcggtttattatttcattttactaTTAACTTAATACATTTTCCTGTTAATATTATAGGTACTTATTCTTTGATCAActagtttttattgttattttatcttttaaaactatatttctattttaatctGTATAAAAGGTGCtatatgaataaagtttgattgattgcaACAGAATGAAGTAATGAGAGCTCAACAGGATGAACCTGCAGCAGGTTCACAGTCCAGTCATCATGTATCCTGATACAAGAATGTGGACGTTTGCTTTGCTATTTCAGACTTGTATTCGGAATCATCTCACCCCTCATGACCTCTAAACTCTTGTTACAGTGCGATCACCTTCTGCCCTCAGGAGCAGCCTCAGGATCAGGGGGTCAAATGTCGACTGCCTAAATGCAATTTTTCCTTTCCCCTCACAAGCTCATTTTTCCAGCCTCTATGCTCTTACAGCCTCTCCTGGCTCTCCTCGCACTCTCTGTGGTTAGTGTGGAAGGTCGTGTGGAGATGCAGAGGTTGTGCTATTTAGAGCGGTTCACGCGGCGTGAAGGGCGAACAGTGGGCAGGTTTACAATTCAGCCAGACACTCCTGCAGGTGATGAGCATCCCAaacaaccagagagagagacgatcATGTGATGTGGTAAATGAGCAGAGCCTTTTGTCTCCTAGGGAACACAATGAGGTTAAGCCTTATGGAGAAAAGGACGAGGTCAGAGGCAGCGTTCATCAGACACCATGAACAAAAAGGACAGAGGAATGAATTTCACCTGAAACAAGAAGTCAGGGAATTTATTCTCTCTAGTATCTCAGACgtttgatttacaaaatcaTGGCCCAATTCTTCCCCTTTTGCAATACCGAGTGTTAGTTGGGGCATACAGAATCACATAATGTGGTCACTGACCAGCGGAGGTTTTTAACGAGGCAGGAAAGCTCCGGAGCAGAGTGTGTTTGTAacaagagagggacagagagagagagcgagagagagagagagagagagcgagagagagagagagggagagagggagagagagagcgagagcgatagagaaagagagagagagaaggatagcaaaaaaaaaagcagagaagCATTTTATAAAGGCCtgaaggcagaaaaaaaacCATGCACAAAAACCTTCAAAAAAGATCCTTGACCAGCTCTAAAACAAATCATCACGGATAATAAGGATCACCAGAATGTACAAACCCAACGAGTCCTGTTATGTTCATGTGTGCTGCTCCCGAGCTTCATGCAGAGGCCTGGGAGCAACAGAGTCTAAATTTGGTGTCAACAAATGAGCCTTTACATTAACACAAACTGATCTCTTCACAAATTCATGTTGTCATTAGAATCCTTTTTCATAATTGCAGACTGTGAATCAGTGTGAAAGGTCGACGATGAACATCTGGTCAAACTGTGGGGAAATAAACCTTGATTAAATGAATAGTTTGGGGGAAATGCTCATTTGCTTTCTCAATTAGAGTTACATTAGGAATCAATAGGTTGCCTGGCAACCTGCGAGTGAATTAACTGTGCCCGCCTGAGAAATAAAGCAGCGAACGCCCAGTGAAGCACAAATGGCTCTGCTAAAGGAAATGTTAGCCTACAGGTCAGTCTCCACTGAGAGAACCACTGGATGAATACAATTTTATTATTGACTGGAAATATAGATGAATGAAGCATCTACACTTCTATCCAAGATACGAATGCTGCAGTCTTTTTTCAAAGACATCatttgacatgtactttgacatttttttgtttgctctgTGTCCCACcaaataacatggaggaggtttcgTGAAgcggtcatgtcgtccatctttatattcaggttgtcataaataaatacatggttTCTTAATGATAAGTTCAACAAACTATTTCCTCTGGCGCCATCATGAGGTTCACGTGTGGTTTGAGTGAAACGTCTCAACAGGTATTGGATGAACTCTCATCATATTTGGTCATCAGCCTCATCCATAGCATATGATAGCATGCTAAACCGCTAAACGAAGACGATGAACATCTTAAACAAGGCTGCTGGTTGTTGGTAGGTGTAATTacatccaccaaggaggttatgtttaaaTTTTTGGTTGTTGGCTAGTTTAATTGCCGGTTAGCTGGTTGTAGAAGATTCAAATCAATGGCGGATCCAAGAACCATTTTTCCCACTTTCTTTAAGTCGGGGAAACATGCTGTTAGCCTTTGCCAAGGTGAAATGTAGCTATGGCATATAGCATAGTATATAGCATACTATATAGCTATGGAGCTTTTAAACTTTGAACAGAGCCGAGCCATCTCCCCTCTGTTTCCGGTCTTCATAAGAGATGTACTTCCTGTTCTTCTTATTCCCTGAgtgtatattttaaaatgtcagacTGTTCCTTCGGGAGAGACAAATGATCCTTGTCTTCCAATAAAACTCTAACTATGCCTTTCGTTTCAGgatcaaacacatttcacacttGATTAACACAGATGTGGTGAGACAACTCGAGTGAGGAGACCAGAGGCTTCCTCACTCTGGCTGCCTCAGGTGATTAGCTTTAATTCCCCCTTTTAAAAATAGCCACCTTGGCTGCAGATTAGAGTTTGCCCACCCCTTCATTACTGCTTTGTCAGGTGGGCCTGAGCTGTGATCTTACCCTCTGACAGCGTGGAGGAGGCGCAGAGAAGGGAAGGCGGTGCGTACGTCAACAGTGTGAAGCAGGATGAGACGGAGCGCCCACTCCACACGCTCCTCTCCCCCCTTGGCCATGAATGCCGGGATCCACAGCACGCTGCCGCTGAGGCTCTGAAGCCGCTGCAGGAAGCGATCCCTCCACTCATCACTGACCAGGTCCTGGAAGGCCCGCTGCACGACCGACGGGTTCATGGTCACCAGGTTGGTCCGCGTCCCCACATCCCAGGAGTATTCCTCCACTGGGGCCAGGTTACACCTTGGGACAAGTAAGCATGGTCACTCAAGATCAACATAAAATGTGTTAATTCTTATCATACAGGAACCatagactatatataaagatggatgccCTCCTtaggtgaagccaaagtgtctcgatcgcccccctggtggctagatGCAGTATAGTTCCTAAACTGCACCTCATTAACAGTATGTAagtggaccaaactaaaaagccaGAACAGTCAGAAGTTATTAAAGAGCACATTTTCTTGATAAGCTTGgttttaattacttatttgatGCTGTGAAAACAGGTTGAAATGAAACTATtgaaagctgagactgactcgggATTGGTCAGTCATGTGTATCGGACAGATCTCGATAGTGCTGTTGATCTGTACAGCGCAGACTCTATCTCCGAATGACGTCAtcggtgcaagatggcagctttcatATTTTGGATCATTTCTGGGAGAATGTGGAAATGTGCCGTTCATCTAAATATAAGGTCTACGATATGAACAGCTTCCTTGTTATCTATCTTTTGATCTGAACAAGGAATTCAGTGGCAAGCAGGCGactgaaataaacataaataaatatctatatataaactcatttagacttaaaaaaaaagctcaaaCCAGCTTGCATTTCATTGGAGGAGACAGGCTAATCCTTTGGATAACAATTCTTATCTCTACATTTGGTAACTGATAAAAGCTATGATCCATTTATAATGAGCACtcacacatttgtctttttattaaCTCACACACTTGGAAAGGCAAAGCCTGAGATGTCTCAGTGTGTCGTTGACTCTAATTAATgagttcatttaaaacaattaagagGAAAATGAGTGTGTGATTTCAGTGGACTGTTGCTCCTGACGGCTCCTGTAGCACTCTAATGAATTTTAAGAGATTTTGTACAATGGCGGGTAGGGGAGCCTGCTCCttcgtttgttttgtttaaactaGGACAAGTATAGAGGTTTTTAAACAGGCCAAGAATCAAAAATAATGATACAAAAAGTTAATTCAATTATTGTAGTGTGGGTCTCGTGCatcatttatttgaattaaCTCCAAATAATTAGCAAACATGCAACGTTTCATTTAACAATCAACTCTTAAATATTTAATCACATGCCTGTTTAAACACAAAAAGTGTTTCTAACAGTAAATAAATATGTCCTGTGTGAATTCTCTGAATTAAACAGACGATCCCTGTGCGCatgtgtttccacttcctcccactatccagaaatagaGCAAcaatatcctggatacgaacacctggagccagagtctgtgatcaggggatggagccgcGGTAACGAGGTAACATGATTCAcgcgctcgaccaatcatgagtccagtctctgctgtcaatcatggcaTTTCACTCAAttattatagcatcaaataactaaatgaaACCAAACTCACCACAAAAACgagcacttgaacaaacatcagtgttataAGAACTACTTAACAAAACACAGACTATCTTAGCGAAAATTtgtaaagtaaatgtttttcattcttGCATCTGTTGCAATCGCTCACAGTGAAAGCAgcgggggatcccctgctgtgttctcacatcgactTCTGGATTTCTATGAACGTCATACAAGGAGGCCAGGCAGCCACAGAGAAGCAGTTAACTTGAGATGGATCCATTGTTTTGGAATCAATATTAGTGACGTTAGTATCAATGCTCAAGAAAAGACTTTCAGAAACAATCTGTCCTCCTTTCACtggagagagacaagagacactGTGTTCCTTCAATGGGAGCTGTCTGTTTTCCGTGGCTGCTCATGTTCCTGCTTGAAATCGGACGAATGTGCAACACCAGCCAACATAGATTTTTAAAAATTCTAATAATTTGCTGAGTAGCGAGTCATCCCCTGATGTTATTGTCACGCTGAGATACAATCATCTATATCTCGCACCCCAAAACACTGTCAGCCTACTTAGTGGAAACCAAGCGCGGGGCAGAAGACTATATTTAGCCGAGACATTATCTCTCCATCTCGTATGTGAAtgccagagcaaattcctcagCTCCTCAAAATGCCACATCCTCTGTCGTCTGCCTTCAGCCAACCATTAGCGCCGTGACCCGGCATTATCATCATACCTCTTCAGTCCATAAATCATGACCTCCCCTCATCAGCATGAGCACTTAGAAAGGAcaagacacaaagacaacaaatacaataacaaataaaaaaaagggacatTTAGACGCTTACAGGCCAATGAAGCCATCGATCAATCAGCTTGATGAGGTGCCACCACTGATGGCTACTTCCTGCTCCCTTTACACAGCACTGATTAATGAGAGGATGCTTTTACATTAGAGATACACTACCTCTGCAAATAGTGCATGTTATGTCAGGCTGTGCACACGAtacttttccattttaaaagacaaatttTACTTTTGGAGTATGAATAGTGATAGAtaagccgctcagtgactgttTTGCGTGCAACTCAAACCCAAAGCAGAGCGGGCTGCTGGCTCCACAAACACAGTTCTCTGGTAAAATGAGAGCAGGACCCCTGAGAGTACcggtgtttgaaaaaaactgctgctggaTCCCAAAgcttttcaaaatgtcaaattcaCGTATAATCATGCATTTAATTGCTGTCGTTCTGCCAGTTTTGTTTCCGACTTTAAATCGTTCAAAAGCTGCGACAGCGTGTTCTAACTAGGAAAGTGCAATTAATATAATTCCAGCTGCGCGACCAccgacttcaaacctgaattaAACTAAGAACTCCAGAGAGTGATTATCACTTCAATGTGAATTATAGTCTCGGTAAAAGTGAGATAAAGCCAAGACTGAAACTAATTGGCTAATCCGATTCaattacatttcactttaaCCTGCGGGTTTTATTAAGTCAAGAGGGACATTTCCAACCCTGAAATCACAAATTCTGTTTcggtgaggaaaaaaaaaaaaaacccaaccTGATAACGAAGTCGTGAGAGTCGATCTCCTGTCCGCAGCTGCTGTTCAGCAGGACCCCCGAATTCCCCACAATGGCGCAGCGCCTGTGATGCTGGTTCTTCATGGGGGAAACAGTCGGCAACAGTCGGTAGAGGTTCTCTGAGATGTTGGTTGTGCTGTGGCGGTCGAACACATAGTGGATGATGTCTCCAGGTTTCAGAGTGCCCTTCAGAATGGAGATGTCTCTCTCTGGATCGAGGAATCTCAGGACGTTTTTCCTGTGAGAAAAGCAGATGAAAACGAGTTAGGAAAGACTTGTGTTTGGTTGATCGTAAAACAGGAAATCAGAAGAGATAATTGTGGAGGAATCTGCCTGATGAGGTTGGAGAGCGTCTTGTTGAAGGTCCAGTTGTTTGACGGGAGCTTGGCGGTCGTATTGGAGCtcggaggatgatgatgattggtTTCTGTGCTCAATCTTGTCTGAGTGGTCGGATCCACGTGTACTGGAGTCTTTCTATGAGACGACAAAAAGTCATGTTATAGATACACAGTGATGTCTATACAATTCTCATCATTATTTGTGTAAATTCCCATTCCTTCCCCTTGATTCATATTTTAGAGCATTCTGAGACAAATCTGCTATTTTTGGAATGTAACATTTAGTGCTGCTAGTACATTAGTCAGTTTTAGCAGGTCCCAACAAGTTCAAATAAGGGCTTTAAGAACATAATCAATGAAATGTAAGACCAATGTCAAGTACAACGGATATAAAGGAATCTGGGAGCCCCAGAATTGTATCATTGAGAAAGAACTACAAAACACAGAGACCTT
Above is a genomic segment from Pleuronectes platessa chromosome 7, fPlePla1.1, whole genome shotgun sequence containing:
- the st8sia2 gene encoding alpha-2,8-sialyltransferase 8B, with amino-acid sequence MKHNKAMPLLLRTLMFGLLTLLVVVLIIDDIAEVEEETAHTGRSKKTSSQRLVPKPHTRKTPVHVDPTTQTRLSTETNHHHPPSSNTTAKLPSNNWTFNKTLSNLIRKNVLRFLDPERDISILKGTLKPGDIIHYVFDRHSTTNISENLYRLLPTVSPMKNQHHRRCAIVGNSGVLLNSSCGQEIDSHDFVIRCNLAPVEEYSWDVGTRTNLVTMNPSVVQRAFQDLVSDEWRDRFLQRLQSLSGSVLWIPAFMAKGGEERVEWALRLILLHTVDVRTAFPSLRLLHAVRGYWLTNNVHIKRPTTGLLMYTMATRFCDEIHLYGFWPFALDPQGKPVKYHYYDTLKYEYTSRSSPHTMPLEFRTLNALHRQGALRLHTGTCNAETKPQKEPVA